One genomic region from Lynx canadensis isolate LIC74 chromosome E1, mLynCan4.pri.v2, whole genome shotgun sequence encodes:
- the STARD3 gene encoding stAR-related lipid transfer protein 3 isoform X3 produces the protein MNRLSGELARDLERSLPAVASLSSSLSHSQGLSSHFLPPPPEKRRAISDVRRTFCLFVTFDLLFISLLWIIELNVLAFFRFSGLLLGYAVLRLRHWWVIAVTTLVSSAFLIVKVILSELLSKGAFGYLLPIVSFVLAWLETWFLDFKVLPQEAEEERWYLAAQAAVARGPLLFSGALSEGQFYSPPESFAGSDNESDEDLGKKIFSAQEREYIHQGKEAMAVVDQILAQEENWKFEKNNEYGDTVYTIEVPFHGKTFILKTFLPCPAELVYQEVILQPERMVLWNKTVTACQILQRVEDNTLISYDVSSGAAGGVVSPRDFVNVRRIERRRDRYLSSGIATTHCAKPPTHKYVRVLGSAPRGRGVSVFLLPVPRHPPVLLLSILRPQCCRWPPPRFSTLPILPGLPQRALLVEYEVWHTRLLGDEQAYFLSGC, from the exons ATGAACAGACTGTCTGGGGAGCTGGCCCGTGACTTGGAGCGCAGCCTGCCGGCCGTGGCCTCCCTCAGCTCATCACTGTCCCACTCCCAGGGCCTCTCCTCCcacttcctccccccacctccagagaAGCGCCGAGCCATCTCTGATGTCCGCCGCACCTTCTGTCTCTTTGTCACCTTCGACCTGCTCTTCATCTCCCTGCTCTGGATCATTGAACTGAAC GTTCTGGCCTTCTTCCGCTTCTCGGGACTGCTCCTGGGCTATGCTGTGCTGAGGCTCCGGCACTGGTGGGTGATTGCG GTCACCACACTGGTGTCCAGTGCATTCCTCATTGTCAAGGTCATCCTCTCTGAG CTGCTCAGCAAAGGGGCATTCGGCTACCTGCTCCCTATCGTCTCCTTTGTCCTTGCCTGGTTGGAGACCTGGTTCCTTGACTTCAAAGTCCTACCacaggaggctgaggaggagcGAT GGTATCTTGCTGCCCAGGCCGCTGTCGCCCGAGGACCCCTGCTCTTCTCTGGCGCTCTATCCGAGGGCCAGTTCTATTCACCCCCAGAATCCTTTGCAG GGTCTGACAATGAATCAGATGAAGACCTTGGGAAGAAAATCTTCTCTGCCCAG GAACGGGAGTACATCCATCAGGGCAAGGAGGCCATGGCGGTGGTGGACCAGATCTTGGCCCAGGAGGAGAACTGGAAGTTTGAGAAGAACAAT GAATATGGGGACACTGTGTATACCATTGAGGTTCCCTTTCATGGGAAGACATTCATCCTGAAG ACCTTCCTGCCCTGCCCGGCGGAGCTGGTGTACCAGGAGGTGATCCTGCAGCCCGAGAGGATGGTGCTGTGGAACAAGACGGTGACTGCCTGCCAG ATCCTGCAGCGAGTAGAGGACAACACCCTCATCTCCTACGATGTCTCTTCGGGGGCCGCGGGCGGGGTGGTCTCCCCGAG GGACTTCGTGAACGTGCGGCGCATCGAGCGGCGCAGAGACCGATACCTGTCGTCAGGCATCGCCACTACCCACTGCGCCAAGCCCCCTACACACAAATATGTCAG AGTGCTCGGAAGTGCCCCCAGAGGAAGAGGAGTTTCAGTCTTCCTGCTGCCTGTTCCAAGGCATCCTCCAGTTCTCCTGCTGTCTATCCTTAGACCCCAGTGCTGCAGGTGGCCTCCTCCCCGATTCTCCACTCTCCCCATCCTTCCTGGGCTTCCACAGAGAGCACTGTTGGTGGAGTATGAGGTTTGGCACACCAGACTCCTGGGTGATGAACAGGCTTATTTCCTCTCTGGGTGCTGA
- the STARD3 gene encoding stAR-related lipid transfer protein 3 isoform X2 has product MNRLSGELARDLERSLPAVASLSSSLSHSQGLSSHFLPPPPEKRRAISDVRRTFCLFVTFDLLFISLLWIIELNTNTGIQKNLEQEIIHYNFKTSFFDIFVLAFFRFSGLLLGYAVLRLRHWWVIAVTTLVSSAFLIVKVILSELLSKGAFGYLLPIVSFVLAWLETWFLDFKVLPQEAEEERWYLAAQAAVARGPLLFSGALSEGQFYSPPESFAGSDNESDEDLGKKIFSAQEREYIHQGKEAMAVVDQILAQEENWKFEKNNEYGDTVYTIEVPFHGKTFILKTFLPCPAELVYQEVILQPERMVLWNKTVTACQILQRVEDNTLISYDVSSGAAGGVVSPRDFVNVRRIERRRDRYLSSGIATTHCAKPPTHKYVRGENGPGGFIVLKSASNPRVCTFIWILNTDLKGRLPRYLIHQSLAATMFEFAFHLRQRIGELGARG; this is encoded by the exons ATGAACAGACTGTCTGGGGAGCTGGCCCGTGACTTGGAGCGCAGCCTGCCGGCCGTGGCCTCCCTCAGCTCATCACTGTCCCACTCCCAGGGCCTCTCCTCCcacttcctccccccacctccagagaAGCGCCGAGCCATCTCTGATGTCCGCCGCACCTTCTGTCTCTTTGTCACCTTCGACCTGCTCTTCATCTCCCTGCTCTGGATCATTGAACTGAAC ACCAACACAGGCATCCAGAAGAACCTGGAGCAGGAGATCATCCACTACAACTTTAAAACTTCCTTCTTTGACATCTTT GTTCTGGCCTTCTTCCGCTTCTCGGGACTGCTCCTGGGCTATGCTGTGCTGAGGCTCCGGCACTGGTGGGTGATTGCG GTCACCACACTGGTGTCCAGTGCATTCCTCATTGTCAAGGTCATCCTCTCTGAG CTGCTCAGCAAAGGGGCATTCGGCTACCTGCTCCCTATCGTCTCCTTTGTCCTTGCCTGGTTGGAGACCTGGTTCCTTGACTTCAAAGTCCTACCacaggaggctgaggaggagcGAT GGTATCTTGCTGCCCAGGCCGCTGTCGCCCGAGGACCCCTGCTCTTCTCTGGCGCTCTATCCGAGGGCCAGTTCTATTCACCCCCAGAATCCTTTGCAG GGTCTGACAATGAATCAGATGAAGACCTTGGGAAGAAAATCTTCTCTGCCCAG GAACGGGAGTACATCCATCAGGGCAAGGAGGCCATGGCGGTGGTGGACCAGATCTTGGCCCAGGAGGAGAACTGGAAGTTTGAGAAGAACAAT GAATATGGGGACACTGTGTATACCATTGAGGTTCCCTTTCATGGGAAGACATTCATCCTGAAG ACCTTCCTGCCCTGCCCGGCGGAGCTGGTGTACCAGGAGGTGATCCTGCAGCCCGAGAGGATGGTGCTGTGGAACAAGACGGTGACTGCCTGCCAG ATCCTGCAGCGAGTAGAGGACAACACCCTCATCTCCTACGATGTCTCTTCGGGGGCCGCGGGCGGGGTGGTCTCCCCGAG GGACTTCGTGAACGTGCGGCGCATCGAGCGGCGCAGAGACCGATACCTGTCGTCAGGCATCGCCACTACCCACTGCGCCAAGCCCCCTACACACAAATATGTCAG GGGAGAGAATGGTCCTGGGGGCTTCATCGTGCTCAAGTCGGCCAGTAACCCCCGAGTCTGCACCTTCATCTGGATCCTTAATACAGATCTCAAG GGCCGCCTGCCCCGGTACCTCATCCACCAGAGCCTCGCAGCCACCATGTTTGAATTTGCCTTTCACCTGCGGCAGCGCATCGGAGAGCTGGGCGCCCGGGGGTAA
- the STARD3 gene encoding stAR-related lipid transfer protein 3 isoform X4, translating into MNRLSGELARDLERSLPAVASLSSSLSHSQGLSSHFLPPPPEKRRAISDVRRTFCLFVTFDLLFISLLWIIELNVLAFFRFSGLLLGYAVLRLRHWWVIAVTTLVSSAFLIVKVILSELLSKGAFGYLLPIVSFVLAWLETWFLDFKVLPQEAEEERWYLAAQAAVARGPLLFSGALSEGQFYSPPESFAGSDNESDEDLGKKIFSAQEREYIHQGKEAMAVVDQILAQEENWKFEKNNEYGDTVYTIEVPFHGKTFILKTFLPCPAELVYQEVILQPERMVLWNKTVTACQILQRVEDNTLISYDVSSGAAGGVVSPRDFVNVRRIERRRDRYLSSGIATTHCAKPPTHKYVRGENGPGGFIVLKSASNPRVCTFIWILNTDLKGRLPRYLIHQSLAATMFEFAFHLRQRIGELGARG; encoded by the exons ATGAACAGACTGTCTGGGGAGCTGGCCCGTGACTTGGAGCGCAGCCTGCCGGCCGTGGCCTCCCTCAGCTCATCACTGTCCCACTCCCAGGGCCTCTCCTCCcacttcctccccccacctccagagaAGCGCCGAGCCATCTCTGATGTCCGCCGCACCTTCTGTCTCTTTGTCACCTTCGACCTGCTCTTCATCTCCCTGCTCTGGATCATTGAACTGAAC GTTCTGGCCTTCTTCCGCTTCTCGGGACTGCTCCTGGGCTATGCTGTGCTGAGGCTCCGGCACTGGTGGGTGATTGCG GTCACCACACTGGTGTCCAGTGCATTCCTCATTGTCAAGGTCATCCTCTCTGAG CTGCTCAGCAAAGGGGCATTCGGCTACCTGCTCCCTATCGTCTCCTTTGTCCTTGCCTGGTTGGAGACCTGGTTCCTTGACTTCAAAGTCCTACCacaggaggctgaggaggagcGAT GGTATCTTGCTGCCCAGGCCGCTGTCGCCCGAGGACCCCTGCTCTTCTCTGGCGCTCTATCCGAGGGCCAGTTCTATTCACCCCCAGAATCCTTTGCAG GGTCTGACAATGAATCAGATGAAGACCTTGGGAAGAAAATCTTCTCTGCCCAG GAACGGGAGTACATCCATCAGGGCAAGGAGGCCATGGCGGTGGTGGACCAGATCTTGGCCCAGGAGGAGAACTGGAAGTTTGAGAAGAACAAT GAATATGGGGACACTGTGTATACCATTGAGGTTCCCTTTCATGGGAAGACATTCATCCTGAAG ACCTTCCTGCCCTGCCCGGCGGAGCTGGTGTACCAGGAGGTGATCCTGCAGCCCGAGAGGATGGTGCTGTGGAACAAGACGGTGACTGCCTGCCAG ATCCTGCAGCGAGTAGAGGACAACACCCTCATCTCCTACGATGTCTCTTCGGGGGCCGCGGGCGGGGTGGTCTCCCCGAG GGACTTCGTGAACGTGCGGCGCATCGAGCGGCGCAGAGACCGATACCTGTCGTCAGGCATCGCCACTACCCACTGCGCCAAGCCCCCTACACACAAATATGTCAG GGGAGAGAATGGTCCTGGGGGCTTCATCGTGCTCAAGTCGGCCAGTAACCCCCGAGTCTGCACCTTCATCTGGATCCTTAATACAGATCTCAAG GGCCGCCTGCCCCGGTACCTCATCCACCAGAGCCTCGCAGCCACCATGTTTGAATTTGCCTTTCACCTGCGGCAGCGCATCGGAGAGCTGGGCGCCCGGGGGTAA
- the STARD3 gene encoding stAR-related lipid transfer protein 3 isoform X1 produces MNRLSGELARDLERSLPAVASLSSSLSHSQGLSSHFLPPPPEKRRAISDVRRTFCLFVTFDLLFISLLWIIELNTNTGIQKNLEQEIIHYNFKTSFFDIFVLAFFRFSGLLLGYAVLRLRHWWVIAVTTLVSSAFLIVKVILSELLSKGAFGYLLPIVSFVLAWLETWFLDFKVLPQEAEEERWYLAAQAAVARGPLLFSGALSEGQFYSPPESFAGSDNESDEDLGKKIFSAQEREYIHQGKEAMAVVDQILAQEENWKFEKNNEYGDTVYTIEVPFHGKTFILKTFLPCPAELVYQEVILQPERMVLWNKTVTACQILQRVEDNTLISYDVSSGAAGGVVSPRDFVNVRRIERRRDRYLSSGIATTHCAKPPTHKYVRVLGSAPRGRGVSVFLLPVPRHPPVLLLSILRPQCCRWPPPRFSTLPILPGLPQRALLVEYEVWHTRLLGDEQAYFLSGC; encoded by the exons ATGAACAGACTGTCTGGGGAGCTGGCCCGTGACTTGGAGCGCAGCCTGCCGGCCGTGGCCTCCCTCAGCTCATCACTGTCCCACTCCCAGGGCCTCTCCTCCcacttcctccccccacctccagagaAGCGCCGAGCCATCTCTGATGTCCGCCGCACCTTCTGTCTCTTTGTCACCTTCGACCTGCTCTTCATCTCCCTGCTCTGGATCATTGAACTGAAC ACCAACACAGGCATCCAGAAGAACCTGGAGCAGGAGATCATCCACTACAACTTTAAAACTTCCTTCTTTGACATCTTT GTTCTGGCCTTCTTCCGCTTCTCGGGACTGCTCCTGGGCTATGCTGTGCTGAGGCTCCGGCACTGGTGGGTGATTGCG GTCACCACACTGGTGTCCAGTGCATTCCTCATTGTCAAGGTCATCCTCTCTGAG CTGCTCAGCAAAGGGGCATTCGGCTACCTGCTCCCTATCGTCTCCTTTGTCCTTGCCTGGTTGGAGACCTGGTTCCTTGACTTCAAAGTCCTACCacaggaggctgaggaggagcGAT GGTATCTTGCTGCCCAGGCCGCTGTCGCCCGAGGACCCCTGCTCTTCTCTGGCGCTCTATCCGAGGGCCAGTTCTATTCACCCCCAGAATCCTTTGCAG GGTCTGACAATGAATCAGATGAAGACCTTGGGAAGAAAATCTTCTCTGCCCAG GAACGGGAGTACATCCATCAGGGCAAGGAGGCCATGGCGGTGGTGGACCAGATCTTGGCCCAGGAGGAGAACTGGAAGTTTGAGAAGAACAAT GAATATGGGGACACTGTGTATACCATTGAGGTTCCCTTTCATGGGAAGACATTCATCCTGAAG ACCTTCCTGCCCTGCCCGGCGGAGCTGGTGTACCAGGAGGTGATCCTGCAGCCCGAGAGGATGGTGCTGTGGAACAAGACGGTGACTGCCTGCCAG ATCCTGCAGCGAGTAGAGGACAACACCCTCATCTCCTACGATGTCTCTTCGGGGGCCGCGGGCGGGGTGGTCTCCCCGAG GGACTTCGTGAACGTGCGGCGCATCGAGCGGCGCAGAGACCGATACCTGTCGTCAGGCATCGCCACTACCCACTGCGCCAAGCCCCCTACACACAAATATGTCAG AGTGCTCGGAAGTGCCCCCAGAGGAAGAGGAGTTTCAGTCTTCCTGCTGCCTGTTCCAAGGCATCCTCCAGTTCTCCTGCTGTCTATCCTTAGACCCCAGTGCTGCAGGTGGCCTCCTCCCCGATTCTCCACTCTCCCCATCCTTCCTGGGCTTCCACAGAGAGCACTGTTGGTGGAGTATGAGGTTTGGCACACCAGACTCCTGGGTGATGAACAGGCTTATTTCCTCTCTGGGTGCTGA
- the LOC115500617 gene encoding telethonin — MATAELSCQVSEEDCERREAFWAEWKDLTLSTRPEEGCSLHEEDTQRHETYHRQGQCQALVQRSPWLVMRMGILGRGLQEYQLPYQRVLPLPIFTPAKMGAAKEEREETPLQLQELLALETALGGQCMERQDVAEITKQLPPVVPVSKPGALRRSLSRSMSQEAQRG, encoded by the exons ATGGCGACTGCAGAGCTGAGCTGCCAGGTGTCCGAGGAGGACTGTGAGCGGCGAGAAGCCTTCTGGGCTGAATGGAAGGATCTGACTCTGTCCACGCGGCCTGAGGAGGG ttGCTCTCTGCACGAGGAGGACACCCAGCGGCATGAGACCTACCACCGGCAGGGACAGTGCCAGGCGCTGGTGCAGCGTTCCCCCTGGTTGGTGATGCGTATGGGCATCCTCGGCCGCGGGCTGCAGGAGTACCAGCTGCCCTACCAGCGGGTGCTGCCACTGCCCATCTTCACCCCCGCCAAGATGGGTGCCGCCAAGGAGGAGCGCGAGGAGACACCCCTCCAGCTGCAGGAGCTGCTGGCACTGGAGACAGCCCTGGGGGGCCAGTGTATGGAGCGCCAGGACGTGGCCGAGATCACCAAGCAGCTGCCCCCTGTGGTGCCTGTCAGCAAGCCCGGTGCCCTTCGTCGCTCCCTGTCCCGCTCCATgtcccaggaagcacagagaggctga